From a region of the Macrobrachium nipponense isolate FS-2020 chromosome 20, ASM1510439v2, whole genome shotgun sequence genome:
- the LOC135221154 gene encoding uncharacterized protein LOC135221154 has product MIRQVILSTLALSAVAFPQAHPGPAHPGPAHPGPAHPGPAHVSPNHPTLAAHVSPHAPNQAAHAFPAHVSPNHPTLAAHVSPFAPNQAAHAFPAHVSPQFPFQSAHPLPPGVDPACADKYPFCD; this is encoded by the exons ATGATCAGACAG GTAATACTGAGCACTCTGGCCCTTTCGGCAGTGGCCTTCCCACAGGCTCATCCAGGGCCAGCCCATCCTGGTCCTGCACACCCTGGTCCAGCGCATCCAGGCCCCGCCCACGTCAGCCCTAACCACCCAACTTTAGCAGCCCACGTAAGCCCCCACGCCCCTAACCAGGCAGCCCACGCCTTCCCCGCCCACGTCAGCCCTAACCACCCAACGCTGGCTGCCCATGTCAGCCCATTTGCTCCCAACCAAGCAGCACATGCTTTCCCCGCCCACGTCAGCCCACAATTCCCATTTCAGAGTGCCCACCCACTCCCACCAGGTGTTGACCCTGCCTGTGCTGACAAATACCCATTCTGCGATTAA